A genomic region of Arachis hypogaea cultivar Tifrunner chromosome 5, arahy.Tifrunner.gnm2.J5K5, whole genome shotgun sequence contains the following coding sequences:
- the LOC112800666 gene encoding UDP-glycosyltransferase 72E1, with translation MATANNDKKPHAAILTSPGMGHLIPEVELGKSLLTQHAFDVTIFLITTDLATARSQIHQQTSHLKTAPNVVELPQPDVSSKLGPDPSLLDRIVVTMTESLPSLRSFILSMKHPPSLLVVDLFGTEAIPMARDLGMQPFVFLTTSAWFSALTIHLSAMDPNQVENTHIKNREPLPIPGCEPIQFEDTLEALLDPLGPIYEGYSKVSKVINGSDGILINTWQDLEPSATKALGDSGILRRFTNGPVYPVGPLVRTLADRDTGSVHVDNKVMRWLDRQPTESVIYVSFGSGGTMSEAQIRELAWGLELSMQRFVWVVRPPIEGDASGSYFDVGIGGDGSPEYLPKGFVERTKELGLVIPMWAPQVEILGHAATGGFVTHCGWNSVLEAIFGGVAMVAWPLYSEQKMNAAMLSKELGVAVRARGEAEGGGVVGRDEIARVVRRVMVEEEGGAMRAKVKELKASAEKAVCEFGSSYESLRQFRTYSRAASEAKARGA, from the coding sequence ATGGCCACAGCAAACAACGACAAGAAGCCACACGCCGCCATTCTGACCAGCCCAGGGATGGGCCACCTCATCCCGGAGGTGGAGCTTGGCAAGAGCCTCCTCACACAACACGCCTTCGACGTAACCATCTTCCTCATCACCACCGATCTCGCAACGGCTCGCTCCCAAATCCACCAACAAACCTCACATCTAAAAACTGCCCCAAACGTTGTGGAATTGCCGCAACCAGATGTTTCATCCAAACTGGGACCAGACCCTTCCCTATTGGACAGAATCGTCGTAACCATGACTGAGTCCTTACCATCTCTCCGCTCTTTCATCCTCTCCATGAAGCACCCTCCCTCTCTTCTTGTCGTTGACCTGTTCGGTACAGAAGCTATTCCCATGGCACGTGACCTCGGCATGCAACCCTTCGTCTTCTTAACCACCAGCGCCTGGTTCTCCGCTCTCACCATACACCTTTCAGCTATGGACCCCAACCAGGTGGAGAATACTCATATCAAGAACCGCGAACCGCTTCCAATCCCTGGTTGCGAACCGATTCAATTCGAAGACACACTCGAAGCTCTCTTGGACCCCCTAGGGCCCATATATGAAGGATACTCCAAGGTTTCAAAGGTAATCAATGGCTCTGATGGGATCCTGATCAACACTTGGCAAGATCTGGAGCCCTCAGCAACGAAGGCGCTGGGGGACTCTGGAATCTTGCGAAGGTTCACCAATGGACCGGTTTATCCGGTTGGACCTCTAGTGAGGACGTTAGCGGACCGTGACACGGGTAGTGTACACGTGGACAACAAGGTTATGCGGTGGCTTGACCGGCAACCGACGGAATCGGTAATCTACGTGTCGTTCGGGAGCGGAGGGACCATGTCTGAGGCTCAGATTAGGGAGCTTGCGTGGGGATTGGAGCTCAGCATGCAGAGGTTTGTTTGGGTGGTGCGGCCACCCATTGAGGGCGATGCTTCCGGCTCATATTTCGACGTCGGAATTGGGGGGGACGGGTCGCCGGAGTACTTGCCGAAGGGGTTCGTGGAGAGGACGAAGGAATTGGGATTGGTGATTCCCATGTGGGCCCCGCAGGTGGAGATTCTGGGACATGCTGCGACGGGTGGTTTTGTGACGCACTGTGGTTGGAACTCTGTGCTTGAAGCAATCTTTGGTGGGGTGGCAATGGTGGCTTGGCCGCTCTACTCGGAGCAGAAGATGAACGCTGCCATGTTGTCGAAGGAGCTCGGGGTGGCGGTGAGGGCGAGGGGTGAAGCGGAGGGTGGTGGTGTGGTTGGGAGGGATGAGATAGCAAGGGTTGTGAGAAGGGTAATGGTGGAAGAAGAAGGTGGTGCAATGAGGGCAAAGGTGAAGGAGCTGAAAGCGAGTGCAGAGAAAGCAGTGTGTGAGTTTGGAAGCTCTTATGAGTCGCTGCGTCAATTCAGAACTTACTCTCGCGCCGCTTCAGAGGCTAAAGCTCGTGGTGCTTGA